The genomic stretch GTGAGGCGTATGGGTTGTCGCAGGTGGAGGCCATGGCCAGCGGTCTGCCCGTGCTGAACACGGCGATTCCGCACTCGGGCGTCGCGTGGGTGAGCCTGCATGAGCAGACGGGGCTGACGGTGCCGGTCGGCGACGCGGAGGCCCTGGCGGCGGCGGCGCGGCGACTCCTGGAGGAGCCCGGGTTGGCGCAGCGGTTGGGGCGCGAGGCCCGGGAGCGGGCCGTGGCGGAGTTCCGGCATGACGTCATGGCCTGGCGCAGCCTGTCCCTGTACTCGGAGGCGCTGGGCCGGCCCGCGCCGGTGATGGCGCCTGACGTGGCGCCGCTGCGCTTGACGGGGAACGCATGAGCCATCCCCTGCGCGTGCTGCACATCTCCAGCGGCAACCTCTACGGTGGCATCGAGACGTTGCTGCACACGATGGCGCGCGAGCGGAACCTTCGCCCGTCGCTGTCACATGCCTTCGCGCTCTGCTTCGAGGGTCGGCTGGCGCGGGAGCTGCGCGACGCGGGCGTGGAGGTGCGTGTGCTGGGGCCCGCGAAGACAGGCCGGCCCTGGTCCGTGTGGCGCGCGCGGAGAGTCTTGCGCGAGCTGCTGCGCGGCGGGCGCTACGACGTCGTCATCTGCCACGCCATCTGGCCTCAGGCCCTGTTCGGGCCCGTGGTGCGCACCGCTGGCGTTCCCCTGGCCTTCTTCCAGCATGACGCCCTGACTGGCCAGCATTGGCTGGAGCGGTGGGCCCGTGTCACGCCGCCCGACCTGGTGCTGACCAACAGCCGCTTCGCCGCGGGCACGCTGGTGTCCGTCTATCCCCAGGTGCCTTGGCATGTGACGCACTGTCCGCTGCCCATGCCACCGCCGGCGCTGGGAGCGTCCGAGCGCGCGCGCGTGCGCACGGAGCTGGGGGCCACCGAAGGGGACGCCGTCATCGTCCACGCCAGCCGGATGCAGGAGGGGAAGGGCCAGCGCTTGTTGCTGGAGGCGCTGGGCCGGCTGCGAGCGGTGCCGGGCTGGCGCGTCTGGTTCGCTGGCGGCGCTCAGCGTCCGGACGAGGAAGCCTATCTGGAGGGGCTGCGGGCGCAGGCGAAGCACCTGGGTATCGAGGAGCGGCTGCGGTTCCTGGGGCAACGCTCGGATGTGTCGCGACTGCTGCGCGCCGCGGACATCCACTGCCATCCCAACTCGAGGCCAGAGGCGTTCGGTCTGGCCTTCGTGGAGGCGCTCCAGGCGGGCCTGCCCGTGGTGACCACGCCGATGGGGGGCGCGCTGGAAATCGTGGATGCCTCCTGCGGGGTGTTCGTCCGCCCGGAGCCGGAGGCACTGGCCCTGGCCCTGGGACGGCTCATCGAGGACCCGCAGACGCGTGTCCGGCTGGGCGCGGCGGGGCCCGCGCGTGCCGCGGAGTTGAGCGATGCGGGAGGCTTCCTTCGCGGCATGGAGGAGGCGCTGCGCGCGCTGTCCGAGCAGGAGGTGCCGGTGTGAGGGCGCCCCAGCTTCAGGGCCCCGGCGTGCTGAATCGCCGGTACGTGCGCCGCGCACCGGGGGCCGCGCTGGAGGCGGTTCCGGAGGGGGCCGCGCCCACCGCGCCCGTCGCTCGAGGTGCGCGCATGGGCGGCGGCCTGCTGGCGTCGAGCCAGTTGGTACCGCTCTTCGTCGGTCTGCTCATCTGCTGCCAGCTCGCGCTGCTGGTGGAAGCCATCGCGCCGCTCCGCGTGGCGGTGCGCGTGCTGGCCTTCGGCGTCAGTCTGGTGCTGCTGGCGCTGGTGCGGGGACGGAGTCTGAAGCACCCGGCGCTTCCCTTCATCCTGGCCGCGCTGGGCGTCACCGCGCTCCAGCTCTTCAATCCTGGCACCGGTGCCCCGCTGGCGGCGCTGGCGCAGTTGGGCATCCAGCTCGCCATCGCCGCGCCACTGCTGTGGGTGACCCGGCTGGCCATCGACCCGAAGACGTTCCGTCGCACGCTCGCGCTGCTCTTCTTCTTCAACGCGGCCAGCGCGGGCGTGGGCGTGCTGCAGGTCTACTTCCCCGGACGCTTCCAGCCCGCGCTGTCGGCCGCGGTGCAAGGGCAGGGCGAAGGTTATGTGAGCAGCCTCAAGTTCGAGACCGCGGACGGCGTGCGCGTGTTCCGTCCCATGGGCCTGACGGACATTCCGGGCGGCGCGTCCACTGGCGGCTTCTACGCGGTGCTGCTGGGCGGCGGCTTCCTGCTGTCATCCCGTCGCGGGCTGACGCGCGTGTTGAGCGTGGGCGGCATCCTGGTGGGGCTCTTCGGCATCTACCTGTCGCAGGTGCGCGCCACCGCCGTCATGCTGGTGGTGTGCCTGGTGGCCCTGGGGGCGGTGCTCCTGGTGAGTGGCCGAGTGGGACGGTTCCTGGCCCTGCTGGCGGTGGTGGGCACCGCGGGCGTTGCCACCTTCGGTTGGGCCGTGGCGGTGGGCGGCGACGCGGTGGTGAGTCGCTGGTCCTCGCTCTTCGCGGCCAGCCCCGACGAGGTGTACCACCGCAACCGCGGCTATTTC from Myxococcus xanthus encodes the following:
- a CDS encoding glycosyltransferase family 4 protein, yielding MSHPLRVLHISSGNLYGGIETLLHTMARERNLRPSLSHAFALCFEGRLARELRDAGVEVRVLGPAKTGRPWSVWRARRVLRELLRGGRYDVVICHAIWPQALFGPVVRTAGVPLAFFQHDALTGQHWLERWARVTPPDLVLTNSRFAAGTLVSVYPQVPWHVTHCPLPMPPPALGASERARVRTELGATEGDAVIVHASRMQEGKGQRLLLEALGRLRAVPGWRVWFAGGAQRPDEEAYLEGLRAQAKHLGIEERLRFLGQRSDVSRLLRAADIHCHPNSRPEAFGLAFVEALQAGLPVVTTPMGGALEIVDASCGVFVRPEPEALALALGRLIEDPQTRVRLGAAGPARAAELSDAGGFLRGMEEALRALSEQEVPV
- a CDS encoding O-antigen ligase family protein, with product MRAPQLQGPGVLNRRYVRRAPGAALEAVPEGAAPTAPVARGARMGGGLLASSQLVPLFVGLLICCQLALLVEAIAPLRVAVRVLAFGVSLVLLALVRGRSLKHPALPFILAALGVTALQLFNPGTGAPLAALAQLGIQLAIAAPLLWVTRLAIDPKTFRRTLALLFFFNAASAGVGVLQVYFPGRFQPALSAAVQGQGEGYVSSLKFETADGVRVFRPMGLTDIPGGASTGGFYAVLLGGGFLLSSRRGLTRVLSVGGILVGLFGIYLSQVRATAVMLVVCLVALGAVLLVSGRVGRFLALLAVVGTAGVATFGWAVAVGGDAVVSRWSSLFAASPDEVYHRNRGYFLTGTFADVLPEYPLGAGLGRYGMTNAYFGDNSDRERPPLWAEIQWTAWVYDGGILGVLFYPLGVLMSLLWAFQVARSRDGPQDEFWLWGSVLFAYNLGAFSLTFSYPFFMSQTGMEFWLLNAALFGALAHAKNVHAHRR